One Drosophila teissieri strain GT53w chromosome X, Prin_Dtei_1.1, whole genome shotgun sequence genomic window, TAGCCTGGTGGTCCTGTGGCATCTGTACGCCGCCAATCGACAGGATGGAGCACCCACTGCCCATGCgctccaacagcagcagcagcagcagcaaccgcaacagccgccgcagccgccgcagcagccgcaaccgCCGCCACCGGATCATCCACCACCAACGGAGGAGGAGTCAGGGCCAGCCATTCTTCAGCCCAATCCCATGCTGAAGCAGGAGGAAGATGAGCAGCCGGCGGGCAGGACCAGAGCCAAGTAgaagaggagaggagaggacGCCAAGCAAACGAGTGGAGGTCACCGAGTGCTCCACACAGAAATTCGCAGACTACACAGATACGTGAAATGGACAGCAACCACGACAGATGATGACTCTAGATTCATAATTTTTAGCTGAGTGCAAGAAAAGTATATCATTTCAGTAACCacacaacaactacaacaaaaacaaaacaattcaaaaagcaaaaccaacaaaaaacaaaacaaaacacaaaactctgcaaaaaaaatgtgatttatcgaaaagaaaaacaacaagttAGTTataatgcataatttaaagcgaaacgaaacataaacaacaaaaaaaaacaaaaacaaaaatgcaaacaaaaacaaaacgactGTAGCTACTCGTTTagacaaaaaacataaaacaattaaggaaaagcgacaaaaatatttaaatactaaCCGATTTTTAAGTGCAAAGTTATATTGTTAGCTATACATTTCTAGAAAGTAAacatataacaatatatatatatataaaccagacacacttatatatatatatacatatatataatatatattgaaaaggCCTAAAAGTAAACACACTTTGATCAAGTATCAAAACTAATTAATGCTCTCAAATTGTACATAAATGGCGCCCGAAAATCCGCTCAGTGTGGAGATcgaaatttgtaaaattgaTATCCTGCCCCTaagctaacacacacacacagacccacacacactatacactcacacacatgcagctAAAGCTTGCAGGACACCCAGTTGGAATTTAATGGTTAGATACAGATATTCAGGCCCATAAATGGGCATTCAATCCCCAAGAAACTACATTTTCCTGCCCAAGCAGCCAACTGCGTGTAAGAACTACTGCAAAGCGACTAATGACTAAACTATGTGGATTATATTACTAATTGTCCAACGTCACAATTGTTTAAACTCGTTTTTAGGCTTTGCTTTCGTTAAGTTTTCTCCATACTCGTTCAAGTTTCAAGGTCTCTTTTTTgaaccttttctttttttttttttttgctttcattgTCAATTACTTgatgtttatttattctttttactAGAAATGGTCTcccttgtttgtttttaatttgttttaatttcgtagttttttctgtttcttgaAAAGATTGTAAAAAGTGAGGAAAtcaattgttttttgtatataatatatgtatatcgtaTAAAAATTACATCTAACTCGCAGTATTTATGATTTACGTTTGAGAGATGGATGAAAAAAGGAGGCAAGGAAATCGCTAAAcactaaaatttaatttaattaaatgatgtatgattaaataaatgcaattttagttaaaacaacaaatgcgGCTAAAAGGTGTTGTTACTGGAAATcgcgggaatttaacaataTAAGTATCTTATTTTAATGTTGGAATAATTTGGAATAGATAGATTTCCTGGACTTTCAGTtaatataaatgcaatttagaCTTGAAATCTTAAAAAGATTCCATTTTTAGAACTTGTTTGTTGTGAAAGTTTATAAATCATAGAGTAACTAATGTGTATTCCACATGTTTTTTAGGCATCTACTTTACCACGGATCAGCTGGATGGATTGGTgcttaacaacaacaataacatcaATAACAACATCATCCCAACCAAAGACAACCCGAATCCCAATGCGATGCCGAGTAGCAAGGACAAGGTCCAGAAACCGGAGATCACCGATGCCGGCGACTATCCCATTCGCCATTCGTTCGGCGATCAGGGCGAACTGTCGACGGTGGTGAACATCGAGGTGTTCGACGATCAGCTGAGCAtgagcagcatcagcaccaaCAGTCGCCTCTCCTTGGAGGGACCGCCATCGCAATCGTCGCCGCCACTCAGCCTGACCAACGGCCTCATGGACACCAATCTGATGCACTTCAGCGAGAGTGCGACTGCCACTGCAGTGGCGCATGGCGCGCATGGAAGGGGTGCCAACCGCTTCGAGGTGGACGACGAGGAGCTGGATGAGGAGGCGGAGCCGGATGCGGACGAGGATgaggctgcggctgcggctgagCGGGAGGATCGCCAACTGGGCAGGCGGAATTTGTGAGAGTTAATGCAGAGGGCGGGCCTGTTGGGTGGCCAGCTCCACCAGATGCGACGCATGTGCGCCCAGCTCTTCAGTGCGCGCGCTGGCGAGGATTCCTAGACGTAGCTTTTGGTGCTGCTTGCTCCACCCTGTATTCTCTGTATCTGCagatgtatctgcatctgcatctgcgtCTCCAGCGGCTTCTGCCTcggtatttgtatctgtatctgtgtcgCCGACGACGATCTGTGTCGtagtttaatttttgcttgttttgtttagtCCAAGTAGTCGATAGTCGAGGTATCCGGTAGCGATTCTGTagccattttaattattttttttttagattctgtttattgatttctacgaaagaaaagaagaaaacctACTTTCCCCGAGAGAAAACTAAAATGTGAAATGCCAAtgcaataaaagtgaaaacaaaatCGTGTGAAAAGATATATAAGCATAAGAAATAGATCAGATCAGACCTCAGCTGAATGCCgtgatatttaaaataaaatttaacaaaaacaattaaacaaaaagaaacgtTATGAAAGCAAATGAATTGAGGAGCGTAGAACGAGCGAGAGGCGTAATACAAaacaatattaattatatataaagatatatatataaatatatgtatctaGAGATCGAAGAGCGCGCTCAAGCGCATCAACCACAATGAACCACAAAATATGAGATATGTAATAGCATAATAACTCCATCTACTTACCCTAGACTAGACTAAAGAAGAGCTCCTTAAGCCCAAATTCGCTTATTTTTCCAACTCTTATTTTATACCTTAATTAAGtaggaatttagttttatatacttttctaTTGTGAACCAATGAAGTCCAGTTGGAGAACTCACTGTGCGTTTAGTGACCCATCACCATCGAAAGAGCAATGGTTTATTATACCGATTTTCCTTACCCAACGTTTTGTGAAATGCACTGAAAATATAATAGTTAACTAATTCCGAGTCCTGAATATTCTGCCTTCAGCATTCATAGTTTTGGCAATTCTTCGATACGGAAACGAGAAATCATTCCAAAAAGACGCGCAAGAAACATTAACGTAAAGTCCATAATAAAGTTGCCCAATATaaatgcgaaaaaataaaaacatatccatttacagatatacatatatagtatagatATTTCCACATTGGTGCATTAACGACATCccaaaaagaaatgaaaaagtcTTGAGAGAACAGTTCAAACTTCATGGCGAAACATgtaaactatatatttttttataaacgtTGAACGATGATCtacacatttatatattatagatGAGCATACTAAGAAATCCCATCCCACGAATaatcaaaatcgaaaatcaatCGCAGATAAGCAATGAGAATTTGCTCTTATTGCCGCTTCCTGTTTCCACCTAAAAAAAAGGGGTAAAGATATAAAACTGAGGTCGCTGAAATCAAACATAGATAcaaaaacatacacacacacacacacgcatactgCTGGCCAGGTTGAGGTTGTGGACATAGAAGATTGAACATTTTATATAACAAATGATAGAAAGAATGGAGGTTTTGCGAAAGGAGAGAGGAGAAACaagcatacaaatattttttatacgtGCAACAGTCGTCTTCACTTTGTGTTTCGATTttcaacaacaaatttttagcCAGCTAAGTCTACGGATATGATTTcgcttatatatatatagagatataCACACAGCATATAGATACGCAAATTGGCAGACCATTTACTTAAAACCTATATCTAAATATATGAgtatatatatctatgtttATGTGGGCATCTTATCCCGATGTTCATTTCATGTCGTCGCATGTTTTTCCCCTTAGTTAATCGAAAAtcaagcaaacaacaaaaaaaacctaaaagcctaagaaaaaaatcacaaaaaaatctatcttttttaattcatttgtatAACCGAAAGTGTCATAGAATTCATTTGAGGAATTGATTCTAGAATTGATTCCaccatataatataataaatgcataaaCTAAAAAACTCAACGAATTTCGTTTTTCTCTGCAAGGGTTTTAAGTATTACGAATACTACGATATTCACATATCTAATCTTATGTATGAACTGAAATCCAATAtgtttttcaattgatttatttggtaaaaaaaaggtatatTAAGAAGTGTATATATCAAAGTCGGTGGGTTGGTTTGGAGGCAAAGGACCTAAGCTTTTAACCACTGCGACGAGTGCGTCGCACTTTCTTGGTGTTCTTGTCCTTCTTGTCCTTTTTGTCCTTCTTGtccttcttgtttttcttgctactcttgttcttgttcttcttgTCCTTCCTGAGGCGCCGATTGACGTAGTGCCTCCTGTGCCGGACTTTCTTATCGCTGGACGATGATGAACTGGAAGCCtccgtggtggtggtggtcgtgGGAGCAGCTGTcgtggtagtggtagtggtggtggtcgtggtggtggtggttgcaGTCGAATCCCCTGTAGGCGTAGCCGCCGGAGTGGGCGTAGCTGCCGGAGTGGGCGTAGCCGCCGGGGTGGGCGTAGCGGCCGAAGCGATCGCCAGGATGCAGGCGAGGATCAGAACGCAGAGGAATCGCATCGTGTGGCTTTGAGGCAATGGCACTTGGAACTGTGCCTTTCAATCGATTCTTACCAGACTTTTATAGCACCCCTACCATCCAGATCATCTAACTAGCATCCAACCGCCTGAAAATGAAAGTTATATTTGGCCAGGGCAAATAGAGCCCCCCATTTTTCATCTGTCTTGGATCTGCGGTCCTCCGATTCACGGCTTTGTTTCATTTGGCTCGCTATTTGCATGGAACACGCTTAGAATCCCAGTTTGTTTGCACCCGCGGCACATAATTGGCGATATTTGC contains:
- the LOC122623936 gene encoding protein new-glue 3, whose translation is MRFLCVLILACILAIASAATPTPAATPTPAATPTPAATPTGDSTATTTTTTTTTTTTTTAAPTTTTTTEASSSSSSSDKKVRHRRHYVNRRLRKDKKNKNKSSKKNKKDKKDKKDKKDKNTKKVRRTRRSG